GACTCGTGGAGCCGGTGCTCGGCGATCGTCGCTGTCTTGTCGGGCATGCAATTCCTTCGTGTGCGGGTGTCGGACCCTGCTCCCCCGCCCGCTGGGCGAGGCGGGGAGCTGCTCGGCCGCGACGGCGGCGAGCGTCGACCGGCGGACCGGTCCCGGTCAGGCTAGCAGCCCGCTCCCCGCCTCCGGCAGGGCCCGCACGGGCCTTCGGGCGATATCATATACTGATACTATCCATAACAACTAGCTATCGCTTCAATGTTTCGATAGGAGTCGTTCGTGATCTTCGAGGTTCCAACCGTGGGCCCCGAGGAGGCAGCGGCGCTGGATCGCATCGACGACCTCCGCCGCCAACTTCGGTTCTATGTCGCCGAGCCGCGTCGTTGGGTCGGCTCGGTCCGACGTGTCCTGTCCGCACTGGCGATCCAAGGATCGAACAGCATCGAGGGCTACCACGTCTCCGTCGAGGACGCTGTTGCCGCCATCGAGGGCGACGACCCCGCCGATGCTCGGACCGAGGACTGGCACGCGGTGACGGGCTACCGGCGAGCCATGACGTACGTGCTGCAGCTGGCGCAGGATCCGCACTTCGAGTACACCGCCGGCCTCGTCCGGAGCCTCCACTTCATGATGACGGAGTACTCGCTCGAGGCCGGTCCTGGCCTCTGGCGCCCGGGAGCCATCTGGATTCGGAACGATGCGTCCGGCGAGATCGTGTACGAGGGCCCGGAAGCGGACGTCGTTCCCTCGCTGGTCGAGGAGCTGGTGAAGCAGCTGTCCGTCGAGACCGACGTCCCGGCGCTCGTCCGAGCGGCCATGGCGCATCTGAACCTCGTGATGATCCACCCCTTCAGAGACGGCAACGGGCGGATGGCCCGGTGCCTACAGACGCTCGTGCTCGCCCGTGAGGGAATCCTCGTTCCGGAGTTCTCCAGCATCGAGGAATACCTGGGTGCGAACACGCACGCCTACTACGCCGTGCTCGGCGCCGTCGGTCGGGGGCGGTGGAACCCGCACCACGACGCCCGGCCTTGGGTGCGGTTCTGCCTCGAGGCGCACTTCGTGCAAGCGATGAGCGTCCTGCGGCGTGTCCGCGAGTCGGAATCGATCTGGTCCGCTCTCGAAGCGCTGATCGTCGAGCACCGCCTACCGAATCGCTCCGTCGCCGCTCTGTTCGACGCCACCATCGGCCTGCGGGTTCGCAACGCCGGATACCGCACCGTCCTCCGGGGCTGGGAGGAGGAAATCTCGAACCAGGTTGCGACCATCGACCTGCGGGCGATGGTGAATGCCGGACTGCTCGAGCGTCGGGGCGTGAAACGGGGGACGTACTACGTAGCTGCCGGCCCGCTGCTCGAGGTTCGTGCGGCCTACCAGCGGGGGCGCCAGCCGATCGACACGTCACACCTCTTCACGCCCCAGGACGGCGCCGGGAGTGCCGCGCTCCGGTTGCCATTCGACGAGCCGTGACCCGCTCCCCGCCTCCGGCAGGGCCCGCACGACCCTGGCCGGGTTGCCGACGGCGACCACGTCCGCCGGCAGGTCGCGGGTGACGACGGCGCCCGCCCCGACGACGGTGTTCTCGCCGATGGTCACGCCGGGCAGGACGACCACGCCGCCGCCCAGCCACACGTTGTCGGCGATGGTGATGGGCCGGGCCGCCTCCCACTTGGCCAGCCGGGCCGCGGCCTCGACGGGGTGGGTCGGGGTCAGCAGCTGCACGTACGGCCCCATCTGCACGTCGTCGCCGATCGTGATCGGGGCCACGTCGAGGGCCACCAGGCCGAAGTTGACGAACGTCCTCGCCCCGACGCGCACGTGGTAGCCGTAGTCGCAGGCGAACGGCGGGCGGATCTCGCTGTCCTCCCCGAACGCCCCGAGCAGCTCCTCGAGGAGCCGCCGGCGGGCGTCGCGGTCGGCCGCCGGCGTGGCGTTGTAGGCCTCCTGGAGCCGCCGGGCGCGGGCCGCCTCGTCCCGCAGCTGCGGGTCGTCGGCGAGGTACGGGTCGCCGGCCAGCATCCGCTCCCGCTGCGTGCGGCCGTCGCTCACGCCAGCGCGGCCCTGGTGGCGTCCACGTCCCGGCCCATCTGCTCGATGAGCGCGTCGACGGTCTCGTAGCGCTCCTGGCCCCTCAGGCGGGCGACGAAGCGGACCTTGGCGGCCTCGCCGTACAGGTCGCCGTCGAAGCCGGGCAGGTGGGCCTCGAGCAGCGAGGCGTCGGCCGTCTCGTAGAACTGGGGGCGGCGGCCGAGGGAGATGGCGGCCTCGTGGACCTCGCCCGACGGCCGCTCGTACCAGCCGGCGTACACGCCGTCGGCGGGCAGCAGGATCCCGGGCGGGACCTCCACGTTCGCCGTCGGGTAGCCGAGCTCGGGGCCGCCCCGGCCGTCGCCCCGCACCACCCGGCCCCGCACCTCGTGGGGGCGGCCGAGCATCGTGGCGGCGGCGGCCACGTCGCCGGCGGCGAGCGCCCGGCGGATGCGGGTCGACGAGTACGCCTCCTCGCCGTCGGCCACGAGGCGCAGGCCGAGCACGTCGAAGCCGAGGTCGGCGCCCATGCTGGTGAGCAGGTCGACGTTGCCGCGACGCCGGTGGCCGAAGTGGAAGTCGTCGCCGACGACCACCGACCGGGCCCCGAGGCAGCCGACGAGCGTCCGGCGCACGAAGTCCTCGGCCGACTCCCTCGCCCGCTCGGCGTCGAACTGGACGACCAGCGCGTAGTCGAGCCCGGTCGAGGCCAGCAGCTCGAGCTTCTGGTCGAGGTCGGTGAGCAGCAGGGGGGCCGACTCGGGGCGGACGACGGTGGCGGGGTGGCGGTCGAAGGTGACGACGGCGCTGGCGCAGCCCAGCCGCTCCGCCCGCCGGCGGACCTCGGCGACGAGGGCGCGGTGGCCGAGGTGCACCCCGTCGTAGGCCCCGATCGTGACGACCGTGCCCCCGTCGGGCCGCGGGCAGTCGGGCTCGCGCACCACCTCCACGGCGGCGAGGCTACCTAGGCGAGGACGACGGCCGGCTTGACCCGGCCGGCGCCGTGGCGCTCGTACACGGCGAGCAGGGTGCCGGCGGCGTCGAGGACGGCCCACGGCCCCCCGCCGTCACCCTCGATGCCGAGGACCTCGTCGGGCAGCACCTTGCCGTGGCCGACGGCGGTGACCACGTCGGGGTCCTCGACACTGACCGCCGGCCGGCCCCGCAGCGCGACCGCCGGCGGGAGGAGGCGGTCGGGAGCGAGGGCGTCGAGCGCGACGGCCTCGTCGAGGCCGAACGGCCCGACCGCCGTCCGCCGCAGCCGGCGCAGGTGGGCGCCGCCGCCGAGGGCCCGGCCGAGGTCGGCGGCGAGCGACCGCACGTAGGTGCCCGACGAGCACGTGACGGAAAGGCGGAAGGCGAGCTCGTCGCCCGGCACCGGGTCGACGGCGAGGGCGTGGACGGTCACCCGCCGGGGGGCCCGCTCGACCACCTCCCCCGCCCGCGCCAGCTCGTGGAGGCGGCGGCCGCCGACCTTCACCGCCGACACCATGGGCGGCACCTGGTCGATCTCCCCGACGAAGGCCGCGGCCGCGGCCCGCACGTCCTCGACGCCGACGCCGGCCATGTCGTGGGTGGCGGTCACCTCGCCCTCGTCGTCGAGGGTCGTCGTCTCGACCCCGAGCACGACCTCGCCGACGTAGGACTTCGACAGGCCCGACAGGAACCGCAGCAGGCGCGTGGCCCGGCCGGCGCCGAGCAGCAGCACCCCGGTGGCGCCCGGGTCGAGGGTGCCGGCGTGGCCGACCTTGCGGGTGCCGAGCAGGCGCCGGGAGCGGGCGACGACGTCGTGGGACGTCCACCCGGCCGGCTTGTCGACCACGGCCACCCCGTCGGGGCCGGGCGGGCGGCCGCTCATCCCGGCCGGTCGCCCTCCTCGTGGAGGCGGCGCAGGATGTCCTCCACCCGCAGGCCCTGGCGGACGGCCGGGTCGGGCCGGAACGACAGCTCCGGCACCCGCTTGGTCCTCGCCTGGCGGCCGACGGCGGCCTGGAGGCGGACCCTCGCGTCGGCCAGGCCGGCCAGCACCTCCTCGTCGCCCTCCTCGCCGGCCGGCGAGTCGAACCACACGGTGGCGTGGCGGAGGTCGGGCTCGACCTCCACGCCGGTCACCGTCACGAGCACGAGCCGGTCGTCGTCCACCCGCTCCAGCTCGTCGGCCACGATCTCCCGCAGCAGCTCGTTCAGCCGGGCCGTGCGGGGGTAGTGGCGCTGTCCGGTCGGTCGGCGGGTCATCGGGCGTCCTCCAGCCAGGAACGGCTCGTGGCGAGCACCTGCACCTCCGGGAACGACCACACGTAGCGCTCGACCTCGTCGAGGATGTCGGACGCGTGGTGCTGCGAGCCGGACACGACGGCGACGCCGAGCTCGGCCCGCTGCCAGGAGTCGGCGTGGCCGACCTCGGCCGCGGCCACGTGGTAGCGCCGCCGCAACCCCTCGACGATCGGCTTCACGACGGCGCGCTTGGCCTTCAGCGAGCGGCACTCGGGGAGGTGGAGGTCGATGGACAGGGCACAGGCGAACATGGTCTGATCTGCGGGTCCGGTCGAAGGAGGCGCTGGCGTGCGGACCCGAATCTTCCTCCTCGTGGTGGTGACGACGCTACTGGCCCCGGCGACGGCCGCCTCGGCCAAGGGACCGGCGGCGGCGACGGTGGACGGGGACGGCTACGAGGCGCCGGTGGCGCTCGACCTCGACGGCCACTGGGCGCTCGTGGAGGACCTCGGGTTCTTCGCCACCGTGTTCCGGACCGAGCCGGACCCGACCCTGGACGGCGCCCCGGCCGGCGACCTCGGCCCCCGGCTGGTCGTGTCCTGGGAGGTGCCGGGCCCGGGTGGCGACGTCGACGTCGTCCGCCAGGACGTCTACCCCTACGCCGAGGCCGGGCCGGTCACCTACCTGGCCCCCGGCCAGGCGGTGATGGGCCAGCGCTCCTACGGCGGCTGGTTCGCGGCGCCGGCCGGGCTCGCCGACGACCTCGTCGCCGCCGGCCTCCCCGCCCCTCGGGCCGCGGCCACGGCGCCCGCCGACGCCGGGCCGGCCGGCTCGGGGCCGGCGCGGTCGGGCGTGCTGGTCGGGGCCGTGGTCGCGGCGGCGCTGGTCGGCGCCGGCCTGGTCGTCGCCGGCCGGCGGGCCCGGTCGGCGACGGCGTGAGCGGGCCCCGGACCTAGGTCCGGGGGATCTCCCGCTCCTCGAAGGTCTCGATGATGTCGCCCTGCTTCAGGTCCTGGAAGTCCGACAGGCCGATGCCGCACTCGTAGCCGGCCTGCACCTCCCTGGCGTCCTCCTTGAAGCGCTTGAGCGAGGTGATCGTGCCCTTCCAGATGATCGTGCCCTCGCGGAGGAAGCGGACCTTCGAGCCCCGGGTGATCGTCCCGTTGAGCACGTAGCAGCCGGCGATGGCGCCGACCCGCGGGACCCGGAAGATCTCGCGGACCTCGGCCTCGCCGGTCACGACCTCCTCGTACTCGGGGGCGAGCATGCCGACCATGGCGTTCTCGATGTCCTCGAGCACCTGGTAGATGATCTCGTAGGTCCTGATCTCCACGTCCTCCTGCTCGGCCAGGTCCCTGGCCTTGCGATCGGGGCGGACGTTGAACCCGATGATCGTGGCGCTCGAGGCCGACGCCAGCTGCACGTCGCTCTCGGTGATGCCGCCGACCCCGCGGTGGACGAAGCCGAGCTTCACGTCCTCCCGCTCGAGGCGGCGGAGGGCCTCGGTGAGCGCCTCCAGCGAGCCGCCCACGTCGGCCTTGAGCACGAGGTTGAGCGTGGCCGTGCCGCCGGCCTGGATCTGGTTGAAGATGTCCTCCAGCCGGACCCCGGGGGCCTTGAGCACGGAGGCGTCCCGGCCCAGCTCGCGCAGGCGGTGCCAGTGCTCGCGGGTCTGGGCGACGCTGCGGGCCGTCTTGTCGTCGGGGGCGACCACGAAGTCGTCGCCCGCCTCAGCCACGTCGGACAGGCCGAGCACCTGGACCGGCGAGGACGGGCCCGCCTCGCGCACCTGGTTGCCCTTGTCGTCGATGAGGGCCCGCACCCGGCCCCACGCCGCGCCGGCCACCAGCGGGTCGCCGACCCGCAGGGTG
Above is a window of Acidimicrobiales bacterium DNA encoding:
- a CDS encoding Fic family protein, coding for MIFEVPTVGPEEAAALDRIDDLRRQLRFYVAEPRRWVGSVRRVLSALAIQGSNSIEGYHVSVEDAVAAIEGDDPADARTEDWHAVTGYRRAMTYVLQLAQDPHFEYTAGLVRSLHFMMTEYSLEAGPGLWRPGAIWIRNDASGEIVYEGPEADVVPSLVEELVKQLSVETDVPALVRAAMAHLNLVMIHPFRDGNGRMARCLQTLVLAREGILVPEFSSIEEYLGANTHAYYAVLGAVGRGRWNPHHDARPWVRFCLEAHFVQAMSVLRRVRESESIWSALEALIVEHRLPNRSVAALFDATIGLRVRNAGYRTVLRGWEEEISNQVATIDLRAMVNAGLLERRGVKRGTYYVAAGPLLEVRAAYQRGRQPIDTSHLFTPQDGAGSAALRLPFDEP
- a CDS encoding sugar O-acetyltransferase; the protein is MSDGRTQRERMLAGDPYLADDPQLRDEAARARRLQEAYNATPAADRDARRRLLEELLGAFGEDSEIRPPFACDYGYHVRVGARTFVNFGLVALDVAPITIGDDVQMGPYVQLLTPTHPVEAAARLAKWEAARPITIADNVWLGGGVVVLPGVTIGENTVVGAGAVVTRDLPADVVAVGNPARVVRALPEAGSGSRLVEWQPERGTPGAVLGREEV
- a CDS encoding bifunctional riboflavin kinase/FAD synthetase, with the translated sequence MEVVREPDCPRPDGGTVVTIGAYDGVHLGHRALVAEVRRRAERLGCASAVVTFDRHPATVVRPESAPLLLTDLDQKLELLASTGLDYALVVQFDAERARESAEDFVRRTLVGCLGARSVVVGDDFHFGHRRRGNVDLLTSMGADLGFDVLGLRLVADGEEAYSSTRIRRALAAGDVAAAATMLGRPHEVRGRVVRGDGRGGPELGYPTANVEVPPGILLPADGVYAGWYERPSGEVHEAAISLGRRPQFYETADASLLEAHLPGFDGDLYGEAAKVRFVARLRGQERYETVDALIEQMGRDVDATRAALA
- the truB gene encoding tRNA pseudouridine(55) synthase TruB, which gives rise to MSGRPPGPDGVAVVDKPAGWTSHDVVARSRRLLGTRKVGHAGTLDPGATGVLLLGAGRATRLLRFLSGLSKSYVGEVVLGVETTTLDDEGEVTATHDMAGVGVEDVRAAAAAFVGEIDQVPPMVSAVKVGGRRLHELARAGEVVERAPRRVTVHALAVDPVPGDELAFRLSVTCSSGTYVRSLAADLGRALGGGAHLRRLRRTAVGPFGLDEAVALDALAPDRLLPPAVALRGRPAVSVEDPDVVTAVGHGKVLPDEVLGIEGDGGGPWAVLDAAGTLLAVYERHGAGRVKPAVVLA
- the rbfA gene encoding 30S ribosome-binding factor RbfA, with product MTRRPTGQRHYPRTARLNELLREIVADELERVDDDRLVLVTVTGVEVEPDLRHATVWFDSPAGEEGDEEVLAGLADARVRLQAAVGRQARTKRVPELSFRPDPAVRQGLRVEDILRRLHEEGDRPG
- a CDS encoding DUF503 domain-containing protein produces the protein MFACALSIDLHLPECRSLKAKRAVVKPIVEGLRRRYHVAAAEVGHADSWQRAELGVAVVSGSQHHASDILDEVERYVWSFPEVQVLATSRSWLEDAR